From a single Calothrix sp. NIES-2098 genomic region:
- a CDS encoding Gp3 protein: protein MSNYKKPKKQDLEMNLLSQINPNAAGIDIGADRHWVSVPKGRDEDNIRSFACFTADLYAMAEWLKQCQIETVAMESTGVYWIPVFQILESRGFDVKLVNAHYVKTVPGRKTDVLDCQWLQQLHTYGLLSGSFRPEDQICKLRSYIRQRDNLIKSACIHVQRMQKALTQMNIQLHRVISDITGTTGLSIIREIVSGERNPVKLASLKDGRIKASLEEIAASLTGDYRSELVFILEQELELYEFYQAQIQKCDTQIEQCLASFTDKVDVEKKPLAKPKRRGKKQPGNAPQFDLRTHLYRISGVDFTAVDGLGALTVLVLLSEVGLDPNRFPTVKHFTSWLGLCPGSRVTGGKVKSSKTRPVASRAATAFRMAAQTLCRSHSALGAYYRRMQSRMGAPKAITATAHKLARIFYRLWTSGEHYTDPGIDAYEQQYQDRILKNLKRKAQAFGLELIPISNATECVS from the coding sequence ATGAGCAACTACAAAAAGCCAAAAAAACAAGATTTGGAGATGAATTTACTATCCCAAATCAACCCAAATGCCGCAGGAATAGATATTGGTGCTGATAGGCATTGGGTAAGTGTGCCTAAGGGGAGAGATGAGGACAATATACGCAGTTTTGCTTGTTTTACTGCCGACCTCTATGCAATGGCAGAATGGTTAAAGCAGTGCCAAATTGAAACCGTAGCAATGGAATCGACAGGGGTTTATTGGATACCTGTATTCCAGATTTTGGAAAGTCGAGGTTTTGACGTTAAACTCGTCAATGCTCACTATGTTAAAACTGTACCTGGTCGGAAAACTGATGTATTAGATTGTCAGTGGCTACAACAATTACATACTTACGGTTTACTATCCGGCTCATTCCGTCCCGAAGACCAAATATGTAAGCTTCGCAGTTACATACGTCAAAGGGATAATCTGATTAAAAGTGCCTGCATCCATGTACAAAGGATGCAAAAAGCGTTAACACAGATGAATATACAATTACATCGAGTCATCAGCGATATTACAGGCACTACTGGCTTGAGCATAATTAGAGAAATTGTATCTGGGGAACGAAACCCAGTGAAATTAGCAAGTTTGAAGGATGGGCGTATTAAAGCCAGCTTAGAAGAAATAGCTGCTTCTTTAACTGGAGACTATCGTTCAGAATTAGTTTTTATCCTTGAGCAAGAATTAGAACTTTACGAGTTTTATCAAGCTCAAATCCAGAAGTGCGATACCCAAATTGAGCAATGTTTGGCTTCATTTACTGATAAAGTTGATGTGGAAAAAAAGCCTTTAGCTAAACCCAAGCGTCGGGGTAAAAAGCAACCAGGTAATGCACCACAGTTTGATTTACGTACACATTTATATCGCATCAGTGGTGTCGATTTTACTGCTGTTGATGGTTTGGGTGCTTTAACTGTACTGGTACTGCTTTCTGAAGTTGGTTTAGATCCAAATCGCTTTCCTACTGTTAAGCACTTTACTTCTTGGTTAGGTCTATGTCCTGGTAGTCGTGTTACTGGCGGTAAAGTTAAAAGTTCCAAAACTCGCCCTGTTGCCAGTCGTGCTGCGACTGCTTTTCGCATGGCGGCACAAACTCTATGTCGCAGTCATTCTGCTTTAGGTGCATATTACCGTCGTATGCAATCACGGATGGGCGCTCCCAAGGCAATTACTGCTACCGCTCATAAACTGGCACGTATTTTTTATCGCCTTTGGACATCTGGCGAGCACTATACTGACCCTGGCATTGATGCTTACGAGCAACAGTATCAAGACCGGATACTTAAAAACCTCAAGAGAAAAGCTCAAGCTTTTGGCTTAGAACTCATCCCTATTTCCAACGCTACGGAATGTGTTTCTTAG
- a CDS encoding ABC transporter-related protein — translation MSKLVPAIKVSNFSFYYDNKKILEDISIDIYQDKLTAIIGPSGCGKSTFIKSLNRMSELEGEVKVEGRVEFFNQNIYERRVNLNRVRRQISMVFSKPNLFPMSVYDNVAYGVKLVGWRPKAELDEIIEFAIKNANLWDEVKNKLHKSALELSGGQQQRLCIARALAVKPKVLLMDEPCFGLDPIASMKIEELIQSLRSHLTIVLVSHNMRQVTRLSDFTAFFHNNENRIGSLIEFGTTNKIFTNPLDCRTRDYVLPRLN, via the coding sequence ATGAGTAAATTAGTCCCAGCCATAAAAGTTAGCAATTTTAGTTTTTATTACGACAACAAAAAGATACTTGAAGATATATCAATAGATATTTACCAAGACAAATTAACGGCAATTATTGGCCCTAGTGGTTGTGGTAAATCTACTTTTATCAAATCTTTAAATCGGATGAGCGAGCTAGAAGGAGAAGTAAAGGTAGAAGGTAGAGTCGAATTTTTTAATCAGAATATTTATGAGCGTCGTGTTAATTTAAATCGGGTACGCCGCCAAATCAGCATGGTATTTTCCAAGCCAAATCTTTTTCCTATGAGTGTTTATGATAATGTTGCTTATGGGGTAAAGCTTGTAGGCTGGCGTCCAAAAGCTGAATTAGATGAAATTATCGAATTTGCTATAAAAAATGCCAATCTCTGGGATGAAGTAAAAAATAAACTGCACAAATCAGCTTTGGAACTTTCTGGCGGACAACAACAAAGACTCTGTATTGCTCGTGCTTTAGCCGTCAAGCCAAAAGTCTTGTTGATGGATGAACCTTGTTTTGGCCTCGATCCCATCGCTAGTATGAAGATTGAGGAGTTAATTCAAAGTTTACGTTCTCATTTAACAATTGTGCTTGTTAGTCACAATATGCGCCAAGTTACTCGCTTATCAGATTTCACGGCTTTTTTTCACAACAATGAAAATCGAATTGGCAGCTTGATTGAATTTGGTACTACCAATAAAATATTTACTAATCCCTTAGATTGCCGCACCCGCGACTACGTTTTACCGCGGCTGAATTAA
- a CDS encoding phosphate ABC transporter periplasmic phosphate-binding protein yields MSLTTTLWNRVVTTSVVTAAVAVSPMLTAIAQAETLNGAGATFPAPLYERYAREVKKSHPDLSINYQAIGSGGGINQVIAGTVDFGGSDAAMTDGEIAKVKQGVILVPTAGGAVSVVYNIPGVNNLKLSRSTLPAIFSGQITNWNDAKIKADNPAVNLPNLPIKFVVRADGSGTTFIFTNHLSAISGYFKGRIGVSKSPNWTLKNVLKGKGNPGVAALVARTSGAIGYVEYDYATKNNLKSALLQNKKGQFVAPSLQSSNAALATVSFPDNYRVFVGDPADGYPIVGLTWMMIYKQYANASKANAVKKWINWVLKDGQQYNDDLNYTKIPSDVVNRVLQTVNSTVK; encoded by the coding sequence ATGAGTTTAACAACTACTCTTTGGAATCGTGTAGTTACTACTTCAGTAGTAACAGCTGCTGTTGCAGTTAGTCCTATGTTGACAGCGATCGCTCAAGCTGAAACTCTTAACGGTGCAGGAGCAACTTTTCCAGCTCCTTTATATGAACGATATGCTCGTGAAGTAAAAAAAAGCCATCCAGATTTGAGTATTAACTATCAAGCAATTGGTAGCGGTGGCGGTATTAATCAAGTCATTGCTGGAACCGTTGATTTTGGTGGTAGTGATGCCGCAATGACAGATGGTGAAATTGCTAAAGTTAAGCAGGGTGTAATCTTAGTACCCACAGCCGGGGGAGCTGTTTCCGTTGTTTACAATATTCCCGGTGTTAACAATCTCAAATTATCACGCTCTACATTGCCAGCAATTTTTTCTGGTCAAATTACCAATTGGAATGATGCAAAAATTAAAGCTGACAACCCTGCTGTAAACTTACCAAATCTACCCATTAAATTTGTTGTTCGTGCCGATGGTAGCGGTACAACCTTTATTTTTACAAACCACTTAAGTGCAATCAGTGGTTATTTCAAAGGCAGAATTGGTGTTAGCAAGTCTCCCAACTGGACATTAAAAAATGTTCTCAAAGGTAAAGGTAATCCAGGTGTAGCAGCTTTAGTAGCTCGCACTTCTGGCGCTATTGGCTATGTAGAGTACGATTACGCTACAAAAAACAACCTCAAATCAGCACTTTTGCAAAATAAAAAAGGACAATTTGTTGCTCCTTCTTTACAAAGTTCAAACGCAGCTTTAGCAACTGTGAGTTTTCCAGATAACTACCGCGTGTTTGTAGGAGATCCAGCAGACGGTTATCCGATCGTTGGTTTGACTTGGATGATGATTTACAAACAGTATGCTAACGCATCAAAAGCAAATGCTGTTAAAAAGTGGATTAATTGGGTTCTAAAAGATGGTCAACAATATAACGATGACCTTAACTACACAAAGATCCCATCTGATGTGGTAAATCGGGTATTACAAACAGTCAATAGCACTGTCAAGTAA
- a CDS encoding TetR family transcriptional regulator — protein MASSTHSARQRLIQAALELFTAQGVSGTTTRQIAERAEVNEVTLFRHFGNKHGLLLAVLEESAAFKNLGESLIRRASPPGSVYQALKDYASDSLLALERVPEFVRSVVGEADQYPAENRRALGRGLTEANRYVAQYLATVIQQGHLNTYLPAEKLASLLNGMLLGYAVIEFTSEFHELWEDRDDFLENLVELFLRGAMSPSPESAINNSSENDRSIEVADLPAALVHEILRQARRLGLQDYALAYILFGAGLCATEIVNLQRSHQIYDEQGHFLQITTPGLVRQVPVNQWILGKQYGSYTNNPLIKWLKSRKDNQLAMFLNPAGEPISESEIQNHWESWTQGMLTPQGKPPAIAQAQHTWRVEMLMRGISLENLSILTGCDRAQLQPYARRSREKAALEQATRLDHKPT, from the coding sequence ATGGCATCTTCCACCCATTCAGCTCGTCAACGCCTGATTCAAGCAGCACTGGAACTATTTACTGCTCAAGGAGTCAGCGGCACTACAACCCGCCAAATTGCAGAAAGGGCAGAAGTCAATGAAGTCACTCTATTTCGGCATTTTGGCAACAAGCATGGACTGCTTTTAGCTGTTTTAGAAGAATCGGCGGCCTTCAAAAATTTAGGTGAGTCCTTGATTAGACGAGCCAGCCCACCTGGTAGCGTCTACCAAGCTCTGAAAGATTATGCAAGTGATAGCTTACTTGCACTAGAGCGCGTACCAGAGTTTGTGAGATCTGTTGTGGGAGAAGCCGATCAATACCCTGCGGAAAACCGTCGTGCTTTGGGAAGGGGTTTAACAGAAGCTAACCGCTATGTAGCCCAATATTTAGCTACGGTAATTCAGCAGGGACATTTAAATACCTATCTACCGGCAGAAAAATTAGCCAGTTTGCTGAATGGGATGCTGTTAGGATACGCTGTCATCGAATTTACGAGCGAATTTCACGAACTTTGGGAAGATAGAGATGATTTTCTCGAAAATTTAGTCGAATTGTTTTTACGGGGTGCGATGTCACCTTCCCCAGAATCAGCAATCAATAATTCATCAGAAAACGATCGCAGTATAGAGGTAGCTGATTTACCTGCTGCTTTAGTCCACGAAATTCTGCGACAAGCTAGGAGATTGGGGCTGCAAGATTATGCTTTGGCATATATATTATTTGGTGCTGGCTTATGCGCCACTGAAATAGTAAACTTGCAGCGATCGCACCAAATTTATGACGAACAAGGGCACTTTTTGCAAATTACGACTCCCGGATTAGTTCGCCAAGTACCTGTAAATCAGTGGATTTTGGGCAAACAGTATGGCTCTTATACTAACAATCCTTTAATCAAATGGTTGAAGAGTCGCAAAGATAACCAACTCGCGATGTTTCTCAACCCAGCCGGAGAACCAATCTCCGAGTCAGAAATTCAAAATCATTGGGAAAGTTGGACTCAGGGAATGTTAACACCCCAAGGAAAACCACCAGCGATTGCCCAAGCACAACATACCTGGCGTGTAGAAATGTTGATGCGAGGTATTAGCTTAGAGAATTTGAGCATCCTCACTGGTTGCGATCGCGCTCAATTACAACCTTATGCTCGCAGATCTAGAGAAAAAGCGGCCTTAGAGCAAGCTACCCGTTTAGACCATAAACCGACATAA
- a CDS encoding phosphate ABC transporter inner membrane subunit PstA: protein MTSYPNSEIDESVATELLSPLPIKRLLFSYGMNAIAFAFMGLALIPLLSILWEILRRGLSGLKLEMFVNAVIDNGFGNAILGTVTVVTIGSLLSLPTGILTGILLAEFGQSNPIASFVRFINTILTGVPSIIVGVFAYGVIVLVTKSFSAIAGGFALAVIMLPIIVLTTAEALKLVPTSQRLAAAALGSTRLQTTFRVVITAAIPGITTGVLLAIARAAGETAPLIFTALFSLNWSEGLTSPTASLPVLIFNLYNDPDPEKNKLVWTTSVVLLGLVLCFSLISRLFTSKRKNS, encoded by the coding sequence ATGACTAGTTACCCAAACTCAGAAATAGATGAATCTGTAGCGACAGAATTACTCAGTCCTCTGCCAATCAAACGTCTATTGTTTAGTTATGGAATGAATGCGATCGCCTTTGCATTTATGGGTTTAGCTTTAATTCCGTTATTATCAATTTTATGGGAAATTCTTAGACGTGGGTTATCTGGACTCAAATTAGAAATGTTTGTCAATGCAGTCATTGATAATGGCTTTGGTAACGCCATTTTAGGTACAGTGACCGTAGTAACAATTGGTTCGCTTTTGAGCCTTCCCACGGGAATATTGACAGGAATATTATTGGCAGAATTTGGACAAAGTAATCCAATTGCCAGCTTTGTACGTTTTATCAATACTATTCTCACAGGTGTGCCATCAATTATTGTTGGTGTTTTTGCTTATGGTGTGATAGTTTTGGTGACTAAATCCTTTAGTGCGATCGCAGGTGGCTTTGCCTTAGCTGTAATTATGCTACCGATTATCGTACTAACTACAGCAGAAGCTTTAAAACTTGTTCCTACTTCTCAACGTCTTGCTGCTGCTGCTTTAGGAAGCACTCGTTTGCAAACAACTTTTCGCGTAGTTATAACTGCGGCTATTCCGGGAATTACTACAGGTGTTTTATTAGCAATTGCTCGTGCTGCTGGTGAAACAGCACCCTTAATTTTTACAGCTTTATTTAGTCTCAATTGGTCAGAAGGATTAACCAGCCCTACAGCGTCCTTACCAGTATTAATTTTTAATCTTTATAACGACCCCGATCCCGAAAAAAATAAATTAGTCTGGACAACTTCTGTTGTTCTACTCGGTTTAGTTTTGTGTTTTAGTTTGATCTCTCGCTTATTTACGAGCAAGCGAAAAAATAGCTAA
- a CDS encoding fatty acid desaturase: protein MTAKFLAFAPERGTSLRLSWTNVVFFGTFHALALLAPWFFSWSALGLLLFLHWLFGSIGICLGYHRLLSHKSFQVPKWLEYAIAFIGALALQGGPIFWIGGHRQHHAHTEDVNLDPYSAKRGFWWSHMLWIFYPRAEFFDYEIYAKYAPDLARQPYYRWLDKYFVLLQIPFGLLLYALGGWSFVIYGIFLRAVLLWHSTWFVNSATHKWGYRSFDATDDSRNLWWVSIVTYGEGWHNNHHTYPHVAKSGFSWWEIDITWWSINALKTLGLAKKVIMPPSRSASQG from the coding sequence ATGACTGCAAAATTTCTGGCGTTCGCCCCTGAGCGAGGAACGTCACTCCGCCTCAGTTGGACGAATGTAGTATTTTTCGGTACATTTCATGCTTTAGCTCTTCTCGCTCCTTGGTTTTTCTCTTGGTCAGCATTAGGTTTACTGCTGTTTTTACACTGGTTATTCGGAAGCATTGGGATTTGTTTGGGATATCACCGACTACTGAGTCATAAAAGCTTCCAAGTACCGAAGTGGTTAGAATATGCGATCGCCTTTATTGGTGCTTTAGCTCTCCAAGGCGGGCCGATTTTTTGGATTGGCGGACACCGCCAGCATCACGCCCATACTGAAGATGTCAATTTAGATCCCTACTCTGCCAAACGGGGGTTTTGGTGGAGTCATATGTTATGGATTTTCTACCCCCGTGCGGAATTTTTTGATTACGAAATTTATGCAAAATATGCACCAGATTTAGCGCGTCAACCATATTACCGTTGGTTGGATAAGTACTTCGTGCTGTTGCAAATCCCCTTTGGTCTATTGTTATATGCCTTAGGCGGTTGGTCTTTTGTCATCTACGGAATTTTTCTGAGAGCAGTATTACTTTGGCACTCCACTTGGTTTGTGAACTCAGCCACACACAAATGGGGCTATCGTTCCTTTGATGCAACTGACGACTCACGTAATCTTTGGTGGGTATCTATTGTTACTTATGGAGAAGGATGGCACAACAACCATCATACTTATCCCCATGTCGCCAAATCAGGATTTTCTTGGTGGGAAATTGATATTACTTGGTGGAGCATTAATGCTCTGAAAACCTTAGGTTTAGCTAAAAAAGTGATTATGCCTCCCTCTAGGAGTGCGAGTCAAGGATAA
- a CDS encoding phosphate transport system permease protein 1: MSKLIPAIQVKNLNFYYGTSKALAGVSMDICQNQVTAIIGPSGCGKSTFIKSLNRISELEGRVKVEGRVDFFGQNIYDSRVNINRLRRQIGMVFQKPNPFPMSIYENVAYGVRIVGNYTKVKLDEIVESALKGAALWDEVKNKLNKSALGLSGGQQQRLCIARALAVKPKVLLMDEPCSALDPIASMKVEELIHSLRSELTIVIVTHNMQQATRVSDFTAFFSTDESRIGEMVEFGDTTRIFSDPLDSRTRDYVSGRFG; encoded by the coding sequence ATGAGTAAATTAATTCCAGCTATCCAAGTTAAAAACCTTAACTTTTACTATGGCACATCAAAAGCACTTGCAGGCGTTTCTATGGATATTTGCCAAAATCAAGTAACTGCAATTATTGGCCCTAGTGGTTGTGGTAAATCTACTTTTATCAAATCTCTGAATCGGATTAGTGAATTAGAAGGTCGGGTTAAAGTTGAAGGGCGCGTAGATTTCTTTGGTCAGAATATTTATGACTCGCGTGTGAATATAAATCGCCTACGTCGCCAAATAGGGATGGTATTTCAAAAACCGAATCCTTTCCCCATGAGTATTTATGAAAATGTTGCCTACGGTGTGAGAATAGTCGGCAATTATACAAAAGTAAAACTAGATGAAATTGTTGAATCTGCCTTGAAAGGTGCTGCCCTTTGGGATGAGGTAAAAAATAAACTCAATAAATCAGCATTAGGGCTTTCTGGTGGTCAACAACAACGACTCTGTATTGCTCGTGCTTTAGCAGTCAAGCCGAAAGTGCTGCTGATGGATGAGCCTTGTTCAGCCCTCGATCCAATTGCAAGCATGAAAGTTGAAGAACTGATCCATAGTTTGCGCTCTGAATTGACAATTGTGATTGTGACTCACAATATGCAGCAAGCTACTCGTGTCTCCGATTTCACAGCTTTTTTTAGTACTGATGAAAGTCGGATCGGTGAAATGGTGGAATTTGGTGATACAACGCGAATTTTTAGCGATCCTCTTGATTCTCGTACACGTGACTACGTTTCTGGGCGTTTCGGTTAA
- a CDS encoding ABC phosphate transport system permease protein, with translation MSNSSEPADKNSLNTHHLIDENINLIAAGGRIFWLNQGFTWLVYIFAAITVIVLLWMSWVIFQEAKPAIEKFGIGFLWSQDWDTGNNLFGALPYIYGTLVSSAIAIFLAVPVGIAIALVTSENFLPPSIQSSLAFIVELIAAIPSVIIGLWGIFVFIPVLEPIQKWLASNFKWIPLFNTEDPTGTNMLTAGIILSIMILPTMAAITRDVLLATPKELRSASMALGSTRWETIFRVLLPAGFSGIVSAAMLALGRALGETMAVTMVIGNSAQISTSLLAPGYTIPSVLANEFAEATPGLHIGALSYLGLILFGLTLAINIAARLLVQWVGSKNK, from the coding sequence ATGTCTAATTCATCTGAACCAGCCGATAAAAATTCATTAAATACACATCATTTGATTGATGAAAATATCAATTTAATAGCTGCTGGCGGTAGAATATTTTGGTTGAACCAAGGATTCACATGGTTAGTTTATATCTTTGCAGCAATTACGGTCATCGTACTTTTATGGATGAGTTGGGTAATTTTTCAAGAAGCCAAACCAGCTATTGAAAAGTTTGGAATAGGGTTTTTGTGGAGTCAAGATTGGGATACAGGCAATAATCTTTTTGGTGCTCTACCTTATATTTATGGCACTCTTGTAAGTAGTGCGATCGCGATTTTTCTTGCGGTACCAGTAGGCATAGCAATTGCTTTAGTTACTAGTGAAAATTTCTTACCACCATCAATACAATCGTCCCTAGCATTTATTGTGGAATTAATCGCCGCAATTCCCAGTGTAATTATTGGTTTATGGGGTATTTTCGTCTTTATTCCAGTTTTGGAACCCATACAAAAGTGGCTAGCCAGCAATTTTAAATGGATACCACTATTTAATACCGAAGATCCTACAGGCACAAATATGTTAACTGCGGGCATTATTCTGTCCATTATGATTCTACCTACAATGGCAGCAATTACCCGTGATGTTTTACTAGCTACACCTAAAGAATTACGTAGTGCTTCTATGGCTTTAGGTAGCACTCGCTGGGAAACTATTTTTCGCGTGTTACTACCCGCAGGATTTTCAGGAATTGTAAGTGCAGCTATGTTGGCTTTGGGAAGAGCTTTAGGAGAAACAATGGCTGTCACAATGGTAATTGGTAATTCTGCGCAAATAAGTACTTCCTTATTGGCTCCTGGTTATACCATCCCTTCAGTTTTAGCAAATGAATTTGCTGAAGCGACACCAGGATTACATATTGGAGCGTTAAGTTATTTGGGTTTAATATTATTTGGGCTGACTTTAGCAATTAATATTGCTGCTCGGCTATTGGTGCAGTGGGTTGGTAGTAAAAATAAATAG
- a CDS encoding adenylate/guanylate cyclase encodes MKYQVLEWIFNKPSFPRQFERLELDENLQILDTSEQVQRFAAQPEEVAIGKDVRLSFPEFVGIEDVLVSILKGEQELFEIAGIRRNSEVQAEIYINIYIIGEQVNSSCNNKLIILIEEVTERLALEQQLTQKYHEASLLSSTLIVYKNYMEQVINSMADALLITSSSGIIKKINFATERLFGYSEAELIGRSILLIIDDYVLWRNARQKNLESQQNYADIEVVCRTKKREQLLIAFSYSAIHNHVENLEDIVYLGRDITARQRREQRICAQYAITRILSESQSVKQAMPKILQAICQTLGWDVGELWTPNQYITTFVQRDSKNVVLRCVEIWSSRLVSVREFKAITWQTTYNSGVGLPGRIWSRRSPLWIKDIVDDDDVQRSQPAAAAELHAAFGFPILDDTEILGVMVFLSKEVQQKDIDLLQMMVSIGSQIAHFIKCKHTEAALIESEERYRDLLENANDLIQSVNVYGRFIYVNKAWQNTLGYSADEITKMNLFDIIHPDFQQRSRQRFYNVMSGEKLEQIQTAFITKNGQTIFLEGNINCKFVEGKPVAIRGIFRNVTQRLIAEEALRHQQEQTKRLLQNISSSAISQPPQQLGSVAKDFAEVTVLFADIVGLNKIAASISAMQLVSLLNPIFSAFDRLSERYSLQKIQSINEVYMVIGGLPVQRSDRAQAIAHMALDMQTAIALFNSEHHQDFHLRIGIHSGPIVVGIMEVEKFNYDRWGETVNLASCMESQGIPGQIQVSQNTYEHLCHEFLLERRGEIEIPGRGKMTTYLLIGRK; translated from the coding sequence ATGAAATACCAGGTATTAGAGTGGATTTTTAATAAACCTTCATTCCCTCGTCAATTTGAACGGTTGGAACTGGATGAGAATTTACAGATATTAGATACTTCTGAGCAAGTACAAAGGTTTGCTGCTCAACCTGAAGAGGTAGCGATCGGAAAAGATGTGCGCCTTAGTTTTCCTGAATTTGTAGGGATTGAAGATGTTCTGGTATCTATCTTAAAAGGAGAACAAGAACTATTTGAAATAGCAGGAATTCGACGCAACTCAGAAGTACAAGCTGAGATATACATAAATATATATATTATTGGCGAACAAGTTAATTCATCTTGTAACAATAAATTAATTATTCTCATTGAAGAAGTAACTGAAAGGCTAGCTTTAGAACAGCAATTAACACAGAAATATCATGAGGCTAGTTTATTATCAAGTACTTTAATAGTATACAAAAACTACATGGAACAAGTTATCAATTCAATGGCAGATGCCTTATTGATAACAAGTAGTTCGGGAATTATAAAAAAAATTAATTTTGCTACAGAAAGATTATTTGGTTACAGCGAAGCAGAATTAATTGGACGATCAATTCTTTTAATAATTGATGATTATGTATTATGGCGAAATGCGCGGCAAAAAAATTTAGAGTCTCAGCAAAATTATGCTGATATAGAAGTAGTTTGTCGTACTAAAAAAAGAGAACAGTTGTTGATTGCTTTTTCTTATTCAGCAATTCACAACCATGTCGAGAATTTAGAAGATATTGTTTATCTTGGTAGAGATATTACTGCTCGCCAGCGCCGGGAGCAACGTATTTGCGCTCAGTATGCGATTACCCGCATTTTATCAGAATCCCAAAGCGTAAAACAGGCTATGCCAAAAATTTTGCAAGCCATTTGTCAAACTCTTGGATGGGATGTAGGAGAACTATGGACACCAAATCAATATATAACTACATTCGTGCAGCGAGATAGTAAGAATGTTGTGCTGAGATGTGTAGAAATTTGGTCAAGTAGACTAGTTTCGGTAAGAGAGTTTAAAGCAATTACTTGGCAGACAACCTATAACTCTGGTGTAGGTTTACCTGGGCGAATTTGGTCTAGACGATCGCCACTTTGGATTAAAGATATTGTAGATGACGATGACGTCCAGCGATCGCAACCAGCAGCCGCAGCAGAACTGCACGCTGCATTTGGCTTCCCGATTTTAGATGATACGGAAATTCTAGGGGTAATGGTCTTTTTGAGCAAAGAGGTACAGCAAAAAGATATAGATCTACTACAAATGATGGTTTCTATTGGTAGCCAAATTGCTCATTTTATTAAATGCAAACATACAGAAGCAGCTTTGATAGAGAGTGAAGAACGATATCGAGATTTATTAGAAAATGCTAATGACTTAATTCAGTCTGTTAATGTTTATGGGCGTTTTATATATGTCAATAAAGCATGGCAAAATACCTTAGGCTATAGTGCCGATGAAATTACCAAGATGAATCTTTTTGACATCATTCATCCAGATTTTCAACAACGCAGCCGACAAAGGTTTTATAACGTGATGTCAGGCGAAAAGCTGGAACAAATCCAAACGGCATTTATTACTAAAAATGGTCAAACAATTTTTCTAGAGGGAAATATTAATTGTAAGTTTGTCGAAGGTAAGCCAGTTGCCATTCGGGGAATTTTTCGTAATGTTACCCAGCGACTAATAGCAGAAGAAGCGCTGCGCCATCAACAAGAACAAACTAAACGTCTTTTGCAAAATATCTCGTCATCAGCTATCTCCCAACCTCCACAACAATTAGGTAGCGTAGCAAAAGACTTTGCTGAAGTGACAGTTTTATTTGCAGATATTGTCGGTTTGAACAAAATCGCCGCTTCGATTAGTGCAATGCAATTGGTAAGCTTACTCAATCCGATTTTTTCAGCTTTCGATCGCCTAAGCGAACGATATAGTCTCCAAAAAATTCAGAGTATTAACGAAGTTTACATGGTAATTGGCGGCTTACCCGTGCAACGATCGGATCGTGCTCAGGCGATCGCTCACATGGCCTTAGATATGCAAACTGCGATCGCCTTATTCAATAGCGAACATCACCAAGACTTTCACCTCCGTATCGGTATCCATAGCGGCCCCATTGTCGTAGGAATTATGGAAGTAGAAAAGTTTAATTATGACCGCTGGGGTGAAACGGTAAATCTTGCTAGCTGTATGGAATCTCAGGGAATTCCTGGACAAATTCAAGTTTCACAAAATACTTATGAGCATTTATGTCATGAATTTTTGTTAGAAAGGCGAGGTGAAATAGAAATTCCTGGAAGAGGAAAAATGACAACTTATCTATTGATTGGGCGCAAGTAA